AGCCTCACTGATTTTGCGGTGGTtgagtgatttattttaggCCAACACGTTTGGTCCAGACTTAAGCATCCAGATATATTGCAATCATTTGGTCCACTTTTGTTAATTAAATCATACGCCACCATCAGTTTTGAACtttccactgtttgtttttactaGCAAGCATTCTATGTTTTTCTACTGCCCAATAagttcaaaatatttaattcttttGGGCTGACCCAAAAATGCACTGGTCTGGATTTGACCAGGATCTAGATTTCTTCTGTATACTGGCACCCTTTAAGGCAAGAACTGTGGAACATGTGCAGAGGCCGGTTTGGGTCAAGTTCAATGTATACTTGCAGCAGTAATATTactctttactttacttacatTATCCGAATCTGAGAAATTCTTTTAAAGTCATATCAACCcatctgctttatcctccacatgagggccgtgagtcactggagccaatcccagctgagctGACACaaggtgaaaggcagggtacgcTCTAGACAAGTCGCCAGTTCATTGCAGGgccaaccattcactctcccatTCACACTTACACACGATTTAGATTtacctctgtatgtttttggattgtgggaggaaactagagaacctggagagaacccatgcgcacacagggagaacatgcaaacttcatgccAAAAAGCCTGTGTACCGACCAGGTTGTGAAACCgcaggtctttttgctgcaaggcaacagtgctaacggCTACTCCACTGTGTGACACAATGAGTGTACATTTTTCTCACATCATGTAAATGTGCTGACTAAAAATAACATTGTCTCTCTTTGCAATGACAGATCCAGCATGTAACCGATGTAACGTGCCCACTTCTGTCCTTGATTTTCTGGGTCAGCAAAGGCTACACTGATAACTGCATTTTCCTTATCCTATGTGATCATTACCGGAAAAAGGAAGACTTTAAACTACCTCCTCTGATTCTCTGAGTGGTGGCGTTCAAGGCAATGAGCACCTGCTCTTTCTGGTCTGTCCATGATCGGTGAGCCGCGTCACAGAAGTTTCATTTGCTGCAGTGAACCTCTCTGAGTGCTGATGTCATGCTGACACAAGCCACAACTCTTTCAGCCGGTTGTCCTGTTTGATCCAACGGAAATAAGAAACAAGGCATTGTATCTAGGCAACAAGTTTGTTGCCAGGTGACAGATAGAGAGGTCATGAGACCAGAGACTACATGGAGCAGTTCCACATAAATGAGATGCGGCAGAACATCAGACACCCACTGCAACGCTTTGATAATCCTGCTTTGATCAGCTGTGCCATTGAAACAAACAATGCAGCTCTTTTTTGCATAATATATGAACATCAAACCATacatcctcttcctccagcGCAGGAAGTGATTGTAAAACTCATTTGCTGGAGGTTGCTCTCCTGACCTTTTGCAAAACCTTTAATCACCTTGCCCAACCGCTGCGTGGAATCATGCTGTACACAGTGGCGTCTTATCAGCCAGTATGAAAACACCCGTAAGTGGTTGGGATTATCAGATGTGTTTCTGCTGTGCTTCTCATGTGGCAGCCACAAGCAGAGATAATGATCATTTCTGAGGCGACTCGGCTGACAAATCCACTGTCACCATTACGGGCGTTCGTTCCACCCCGGAGCTGTGTGGGACGAttacatacttttattttgatctagatgcagctgctgcagcagagggCATCTGTTTATGTTGAGCACaagtaaaaacacagtttttgtgAGGCAAATATTCAATGGTGAATCGGTTTGTAGCCCTATGTATAAATATGTTGCATTCAAATGGGTCTGTTCTTTGTTATTCCAATAAAGTTTCcagtaaaacacaacactgtttaCGGAAATCGCTTTGTCATCCACACAAAAATCCTAAAACCaaatgctgtagtacatgtGCCAGGCCTGTACACGGCACTGCCTCGGAGAAGGTGTTGAGCATGCACATAAGACAGGCACGCTGTGtataaaaaaagctttatttgaataagaatacattacaatgtatacaatcataGCAACAGAGACATAATGGAGAAAGCCAGGTTGactaaggaaaaaaataaaagttatcataaatTGTAACAGACCAACTCCAAACCCAACAAAGATAAGCAACATCAAGGTGACATCATTGCTTCCCTAAAGTAGTGTTTTGGTTGTCTacacccatggttctcaaactgtggtacgtgtaccactagtggtacatgagcttcctctggtggtacttggagtgGAGCATAGaaattgaaacaaataacaaaagaattatataataataaccaGAGTCAGCTTATCTTAAAATGTTTGggctataccagtgtctgaagtgtatgtgaggaagagaaggatgaTGTAATCCCCCGTTTTTTGATGACAGAGTGAGCTGTTTCACTATGGGATTAGCAGTcagtgtcatttttgttttggtttgacaTACATGCTCTACTGCGAAGACTGCAGATGCTCAAGTATTGCATATTGGCCCTTTAAGTTCTTTTTGCACATTATCTTCAGTTTCCTGATAACCACTGTCAAATTCTATCATATGTGCCAGGAAACTGTACAAAAAAAGGTTTAGCAAGCAATTActtatcattttatttgatttaaagaTATCTgatgaatcacatttttatgtttctatTGCACCTTTTCACCACCATCACTGAGGTACCATGAATGAACATTTCAGTAAAGTGtgaactgctgctgccaccataACCGGGCCTTTGCTGCCATCTATGTATTGTGTCTGGTAACTGCAAGAATACTTTTTCCTACGCACacataacaacacaaacaacacaaagtgGCCACTGCTGATTCAAACTATAACTTTAAAGTAGCATGATTTGACTGAGCTTACATGGTAGCTACTtgtattatatgtatgtatattctTGATGCAAACATCCTAATTACAGGTTATAAGATTTCAAGATTAGGGTATTAAcaaatgaagagaaaaatgtGAGGAATGCTAATATTCAGTCAGTCAAGTAAAAGTAGGGATTTGTTGaatttgtaatatttaaatattgttttatactgtatgAGCTATGTGTTAGATATTTAAATATAGGTTTGATAGTgttgttagtttttgttttcatcacaatTAGATTTTTGATTATCGGTATTTTTTTAGTTATCTTTTGTTAACTAAATTACTAGTTTTGTTTAGTatatgttgtgtgttgtgttgttatttatgaTTGTTTTTTGGGCATAGAGGGTATTGTGTTTCTCCACAATCAcctgacctaaacccaattgAGATGGTTTGAGATGAGTTTGACTGCAGAGTGAAGGCAAAGCAGTCAACAAGTGCCCAGCACCTCTGGGAACTCCTTCAAGACCTCATGAAGCTGATGTAAGAGAGAATGTGATAAGTGTGCAAAGCTGTCATCGAAGCAAAaggtggctaattggaagaatctaaaatgtaaaacatattgTGGCTtctttaatgcttttttttccctactACATAATTCCATGTGTTCCTTCATAGTTTGGATGTCTTCATTATTAATCTTCAAtgtagaacatttaaaaaagaaggaaaaaccaTTGAATGAGAAGGTGTGTCCAAACCTTTGActggtactgtatatttttaattcattaattcaattGGTGTACTTAATTGTGGACACATATAGGACATGAGGCTTTGTCAATGTAATGCAATGTTAGTGATGAAAGTTTCTGCCTTCCTCTGAGGCAGTGCTTTTAAGCCTGTTTCTTATTTCtcagtgcatgtgtttttcatgtctcTGGTCTTGTTGTCTTCATGTCTTGCACTATGCTGTAATGCAATTTGCTCCACTagggaaaaaataaagttgGACTTCAATACAGACACTGTTTTTCATTGATCGTAAttcttttaaagtgatttttacTAAACGCACATTATTAAGCTACTTTTTCCCCTTGTCAATACACTACCTTTCCATGGTGCAAAAGCGTGTgtctgccatctagtggacatgAATCTGCACCACTGTGCCTACTTACATTCTCTCACTATACAGAATAGGAGAAGAAAAGCATTAATGTAACACATCCTGGAATGTGAGGAATCAAgctcaataataaaaaaagtaattatctCTTTTAGTTTTAAAGGTATAGTGTGtcaaatttagcaacatttattggtgaagttatatgctgcagctgaatatccatATCCCTTAAAACCACTTCATACCaccaggtgattgtacacttattttaaattaaatataaaaataagtaCACAGATGTATAAAGAATCTacacattattttatataattattccATTGTCACCTTTATTTATAATCCAGACAAAAACAGTTGAATTTAACAACTCAAAACCTCAAGAAGAGTAAATGAAAATTATAGAACAGAATTAATATTTTGAAAACATAAAGTTTGTTGTACACACCCACAACTTTTATGATTCAGTTAAGTGTCTCTGCTTACATGTGCTGGACTCTAAGAGGCAGGTTCATAGAAAACACGctattattatttcttactTGCTAAGATAAGATACAGGTGTGATTATGTACTCATCTATTATATAGTGCACTCAGTATTTCGTTCGAATTTTTCATCTCAGGTCGTCCTTGTTCTTTGAACTCTGACTCCAAACAGAAGACAGTTTTCAGAACACCTCCAGGTCTGTGGAGCTGTAGACCACAGCTGTCTCCTCTATCCCCACTGCAGCTTCCTCCtgaccctcctcttcctcctccacagcttCCTCCAGCGACTCTAAGGCCTCGTTTGTGTCACTGGCAAAAGTCTCCCTGGATCCGTCATCGTGCTCCTGTAAGTTCAGCGTGGTGATGGCCTGCTTCATCTTCTTGGCCACCATGTGCCGCCTCCTCTTCTGTGCAGCTTTCTTGACCTTTTGGTCTTTCTGACTTTCTTCCATGAATATCTTTCGGACCTGAGATTTGGTGATGCTGGGCGTGTTCTTCAGCAGATTGAGGTACACCCCACCAGGCGTCCGCCGCCTGCTGCCGTCCATAGTGTACACGCCACCGCTCTCCTCCAGTGTGGCGGTCTCTCCGAGGAGCTCTATAGCCTTTTTTGTTCCAATAACTTTAACAACGCGCTCTATGAGTTCCATTTTAGACTCTTGCAGCCTGTATGCGATCtcatctgccactttatcctcagaATCATCCTCTGTGATCTCATATCTGCCCTTGATATCCATCTCAGCTCTGGGGCCCAGTCTATCTTTGGCTGCCCTTTTCCTTTTTGCATCACTTTCTGGCCTCTCCTCAGATCCACGGCCCTTCATGTACTCCTCTAGCTGGTCGTCCAGCATGTTCACCTCTCCTTCATTCTTGGACAGCATTTccatctctttctccttctccattATTTTACGAGCCAGGACGAAGTTGTAAGTCTCCACATTCCTGCTAGACATGCTAACTTCGCCCTCCATG
This Solea solea chromosome 3, fSolSol10.1, whole genome shotgun sequence DNA region includes the following protein-coding sequences:
- the phax gene encoding phosphorylated adapter RNA export protein, translated to MADGADVMDGDLEDGEISGSDTEMGTTAAVQARPQVPPAFGGQSFQSRAAVQLPAAAYRNVGRTAESSDSDPDSSDEEAAVWRKKRQKVSNAPQPPPASTARPGPTRLLGPSAMGERKVNNIWGSVVQEQCQDAMTAELGIFGMEGEVSMSSRNVETYNFVLARKIMEKEKEMEMLSKNEGEVNMLDDQLEEYMKGRGSEERPESDAKRKRAAKDRLGPRAEMDIKGRYEITEDDSEDKVADEIAYRLQESKMELIERVVKVIGTKKAIELLGETATLEESGGVYTMDGSRRRTPGGVYLNLLKNTPSITKSQVRKIFMEESQKDQKVKKAAQKRRRHMVAKKMKQAITTLNLQEHDDGSRETFASDTNEALESLEEAVEEEEEGQEEAAVGIEETAVVYSSTDLEVF